One genomic segment of Deltaproteobacteria bacterium CG11_big_fil_rev_8_21_14_0_20_42_23 includes these proteins:
- a CDS encoding RNA polymerase subunit sigma-54: MIIPLQITFKELPHSAAIEAAVRKKAEKLNRFSNHIIRCHVVIEALQHHHQHGNIFHINILITLPGKEIIVSRNPDQHQAHEDIYVAIRDAFNAAKRQVQDYVNEQQGKVKYHELRTDEQEKL; the protein is encoded by the coding sequence ATGATTATTCCACTTCAGATTACCTTTAAAGAATTGCCACACTCAGCTGCAATTGAAGCTGCTGTAAGAAAAAAAGCAGAAAAATTGAATAGATTTTCAAACCACATCATACGATGCCACGTGGTGATTGAAGCACTTCAACACCACCATCAACATGGAAATATTTTTCACATCAACATTTTGATTACGCTTCCTGGAAAGGAAATTATTGTCAGCCGCAATCCCGATCAACACCAGGCTCACGAAGACATCTACGTAGCCATACGCGATGCTTTCAATGCAGCAAAAAGGCAGGTACAAGATTACGTGAATGAGCAACAGGGAAAAGTGAAATACCACGAACTACGCACGGACGAACAGGAGAAACTATAG